Within the Solibacillus silvestris genome, the region ACGTAGAACTGAAAATGCTCCATATTTTCCAAGAAATATCGGATATCCTGCATTGCCATCAGCTCTCCTACTTCTTCATAGTGTGCCAATGCTTGCTTAAAATAAGCGTTAATCAAATTTAAATCTTCTTCATTTGCTATACGAATATAATCTTTGCTCATATCATTTTAACTCCTCAACTAGATTATGACCTATTATAGCATAATTCCAATAGAGAATAGGAAGCTACTGCCAAACGACTTGTCCGGTCATTTATTTTCATGTCCTTTTACTTACCATCACTTAAACGCTTGCGCTGCTTTAACGGCTTTGTGCCAGCCTGTAAATAATGATTCACGCTGCTCTTCATCCATTGCCGGCTCGAATTGACGATTGAGTTGCCAATGTTGTTGCACTTCATCGAGGTTCTCCCAGAATCCGACAGCCAATCCGGCTAAATACGCTGCGCCAAGTGCCGTCGTTTCATTGACTGAAGGACGGTCAACAGGCACATTTAAAATATCTGACTGGAATTGCATTAAAAAGTCGTTCATCACAGCACCACCGTCAACGCGCAGTTTCCTTAAGTCGATACCTGAATCGGATTCCATAGCCGATAACACATCCCGAGTTTGATAGGCAAGCGATTCCAATGTCGCACGGATAAAATGTTCCTTAGACGTGCCGCGTGTTAAACCGAATACTGCTCCTCGCACTTCACTATCCCAATACGGTGTTCCAAGTCCGACAAATGCCGGCACAACATACACTCCATCTGTATCTTTTACACGAGCAGCATATGCCTCACTCTCAGCAGATTTCCGGAACATCCGTAGTCCGTCACGAAGCCACTGAATGGCCGAACCGGCTACAAAGATACTTCCTTCGAGCGCATATGTCACTTTGCCATCATAACCCCATGCGATAGTTGTAAGAAGACCGTGCTCTGATTTTA harbors:
- a CDS encoding aminopeptidase codes for the protein MSKDYIRIANEEDLNLINAYFKQALAHYEEVGELMAMQDIRYFLENMEHFQFYVIKETAEQITYLFEFPESENNKRETGTLMIPLQNN